The region CATCCCAGTTAAACCGCATGGGGGCACGAGTGACAGAATTGCCCGATGGTTTAGAAATCACGGGCGGCACTCCTTTAGTAGGAAGGGATGTTGATAGTCATACGGATCACCGAATCGCCATGAGTTTGGCAATCGCCGCACTCAATGCTACAGATACCACGACTATTCATGGTGCTGAAGCGGCTGCCATTTCCTACCCTGACTTCACAACCACCTTGCAACAACTTTGTCGCTAACACCAGAGAAGCGATTCTTTGGCTCTAGCTCTAAGAGAATAGCAATTTGAATGGATTATTGATCAGGGTTGGTCTAAGAATCGCTCAAGATTCAGGGTATGAGTGAATGAAAATCCTCCAACAGCCAATGAAGTGGCAGGTCGGATTGATTTTAATCGTAGGTGTTTTTGCCGTTTCCACAGCGGCAATTTTTATTCGCTTAGCCATGAACGCGACCGCTTCTGCTGGGGTCAATCCGGTAGGATTTAGTTTATTCCTAGCGGCTTCTCGCCTTGCGATCGCCTCCTTCCTGCTACTACCCGCTTGGCGGAACTTAAAGCAAACCCAATTCACTCCAGGAGCCTTACTTTATGCGGGTCTGGCGGGAGTCTGTCTCGCCCTACATTTCGCCACTTGGATTACCTCACTATCCTTCACCTCAATTGCGGCATCCACAACTTTAGTGACCACAAATCCCGTCTGGGTGGCTTTACTCTCGTGGCTGTGGTTTAAGGAAAAACTAACCAAGCTAGCGATTCTGGGAATTGTTGTTGCGTTTATAGGTGGTGTTCTGATTGCTTTGGGAGATCAAGGAGCAGTTAGCTCCGGACATAACCCACTACTAGGTAATGTTCTGGCTCTCATAGGCGCTTGGATGATTAGTTTATACCTGCTTTTGGGTCGTGAAGCTCAGCGACGTGGTTTGGGGATCGGCACTTATGTTGCAGTTGCCTACAGTGCAGGAGCATTCGTGCTTTTGCCTCTCCCATTACTCTTCGGCTCAAACTATGTTGGCTACCCGGTT is a window of Microcoleus sp. AS-A8 DNA encoding:
- a CDS encoding DMT family transporter, with amino-acid sequence MKILQQPMKWQVGLILIVGVFAVSTAAIFIRLAMNATASAGVNPVGFSLFLAASRLAIASFLLLPAWRNLKQTQFTPGALLYAGLAGVCLALHFATWITSLSFTSIAASTTLVTTNPVWVALLSWLWFKEKLTKLAILGIVVAFIGGVLIALGDQGAVSSGHNPLLGNVLALIGAWMISLYLLLGREAQRRGLGIGTYVAVAYSAGAFVLLPLPLLFGSNYVGYPVAVYLYIFLMAIAAQVLGHTTINWAMRWISPTFVTLAILFEPVSSSFLGFLVFNELPGLLVLAGAVVLLGGVAITISGRS